The Musa acuminata AAA Group cultivar baxijiao chromosome BXJ2-2, Cavendish_Baxijiao_AAA, whole genome shotgun sequence genome has a segment encoding these proteins:
- the LOC135605005 gene encoding cyclin-dependent kinases regulatory subunit 1-like codes for MGQIQYSEKYFDDTFEYRHVVLPPEVAKLLPKNRLLSENEWRAIGVQQSRGWVHYAIHRPEPHIMLYRRPLNYQQQQENPAAAAAAHAAQVLPK; via the exons ATGGGTCAGATCCAGTACTCGGAGAAGTACTTCGATGACACCTTCGAGTACAG GCACGTGGTGCTCCCTCCGGAGGTGGCCAAATTACTCCCCAAGAACCGTCTCCTCTCTGAG AACGAGTGGCGGGCGATCGGGGTGCAGCAGAGCAGGGGATGGGTGCACTACGCGATCCACCGCCCGGAGCCGCACATCATGCTCTACCGGCGGCCGCTCAACTACCAGCAGCAGCAGGAGAACCCGGCCGCCGCCGCAGCAGCTCATGCTGCCCAAGTTCTCCCCAAGTAA